From the genome of Vicia villosa cultivar HV-30 ecotype Madison, WI linkage group LG2, Vvil1.0, whole genome shotgun sequence, one region includes:
- the LOC131649538 gene encoding uncharacterized protein LOC131649538, with translation MDKEWTKLNPATKEYQSGLDFFLDYAYTKGKPRGKEISCPCAKCYNSKWFTRNEVRNHLTAFGFQKGYDIWVQHGEKKPKPSDLNDNNMNHKEDKIDDIDGLLHERFRDVVQEENEVNVGLNEDAKKFYNLVEEAKQDLYPGCKNFSKLPFTIRLYLLKCLYGWSNVSFNALLELLREAMPSLNIPDSFNKTKGMIRDLGLDYKKIDACPNDCMLYWKDQENDTSCRVCGAPRWNEDVKGNDEVEKNHKSHKVPLKVLRHFPLIPRLQRLFMCSKTDNSLRWHDEERSKDGKLRHPADGEAWKEFDKCHSEFADESRNIRLGLASDGFNPFRTMNLSYSTWPVVLIPYNFPPWWCMKPEYSMLSLLIPGPFSPGNNIDVYLQPLIEELKVLWDLGVETYDASLIQTFQMRAALLWTISDFPGYAMLSGWSTKGKLACPCCNYDTNSTYLKYSKKVCYMDHRVFLPEDHKYRSNSRNFNGSIEDRPPPEL, from the coding sequence ATGGACAAGGAATGGACAAAGTTAAACCCCGCGACTAAAGAGTATCAAAGTGGTCTTGATTTTTTTCTAGATTATGCATACACCAAAGGAAAACCCCGCGGGAAAGAGATTTCGTGTCCTTGTGCTAAATGTTACAATAGCAAATGGTTTACGAGGAATGAAGTAAGAAATCATCTAACTGCATTTGGATTTCAAAAGGGATATGATATTTGGGTTCAACATGGGGAGAAGAAACCGAAACCTAGTGAtcttaatgataataatatgaaTCATAAAGAGGATaaaattgatgatattgatgGCCTATTGCATGAAAGATTTAGAGATGTTGTACAAGAAGAAAATGAAGTGAATGTAGGCCTCAACGAAGATGCAAAAAAGTTCTACAATCTAGTCGAAGAAGCCAAACAAGATTTGTATCCAGGTTGCAAAAACTTCTCTAAATTGCCGTTCACCATTCGTCTTTATTTATTGAAATGCCTTTATGGTTGGAGCAACGTATCATTCAATGCTCTCTTAGAGTTGTTGAGAGAAGCTATGCCTTCATTGAACATCCCTGATTCGTTCAACAAAACTAAAGGCATGATAAGGGACTTAGGGTTGGATTATAAGAAGATCGATGCGTGCCCTAATGATTGCATGCTATATTGGAAAGATCAAGAGAATGATACTTCTTGTCGTGTTTGTGGTGCTCCACGGTGGAATGAAGATGTAAAAGGAAATGATGAAGTTGAAAAAAATCATAAGTCTCATAAAGTTCCTTTGAAAGTTTTGAGACACTTTCCTTTGATTCCTAGACTTCAACGGCTGTTTATGTGTTCAAAGACGGATAACTCATTAAGATGGCATGATGAAGAGCGTTCTAAAGATGGGAAGTTGAGGCACCCTGCAGATGGAGAAGCATGGAAAGAATTTGATAAATGTCATTCTGAATTTGCTGATGAGTCGCGTAATATAAGACTTGGATTGGCTAGCGACGGATTTAATCCATTTCGAACCATGAATTTGTCTTATAGTACTTGGCCTGTGGTATTAATACCATATAACTTTCCACCTTGGTGGTGCATGAAACCTGAATATTCTATGTTGTCTTTATTAATCCCTGGACCATTTTCACCAGGGAATAACATTGATGTGTACCTTCAACCATTGATAGAAGAGTTGAAAGTGTTATGGGATTTGGGTGTAGAAACATATGATGCATCACTAATTCAAACTTTCCAAATGCGGGCAGCTCTCTTGTGGACTATTAGTGACTTTCCTGGGTATGCTATGTTGAGTGGGTGGAGTACAAAAGGGAAACTAGCATGTCCTTGTTGTAATTATGACACTAATTCTACATATTTGAAATATAGTAAAAAGGTGTGTTATATGGATCATCGTGTGTTTTTGCCCGAGGATCATAAATATAGGTCAAATTCTAGGAATTTCAATGGTAGCATAGAAGATAGGCCACCACCAGAGTTGTAA